The following coding sequences are from one Kushneria phosphatilytica window:
- the nqrE gene encoding NADH:ubiquinone reductase (Na(+)-transporting) subunit E, translating into MFEHYLSLFIKAVFVENMALAFFLGMCTFLAVSKKVSSAIGLGVAVIVVLTITVPVNNLILHYLLGPGALSWTGMDGAGQIDLTFLGLLSYIGVIAALVQILEMFLDKFVPSLYNTLGVYLPLITVNCAILGASLFMVQRDYAFGESVVYGLGAGVGWALAITALAGIREKLKYSDVPAGLQGLGITFLTVGLMSLGFMSFSGVQL; encoded by the coding sequence ATGTTCGAGCACTATTTGAGTCTGTTCATCAAGGCCGTCTTCGTTGAAAACATGGCGCTGGCCTTTTTCCTTGGCATGTGTACCTTCCTGGCGGTTTCCAAGAAGGTCTCCTCGGCGATCGGGCTGGGCGTTGCCGTTATCGTGGTATTGACCATCACGGTACCGGTCAACAATCTGATTCTGCACTATCTGCTGGGGCCGGGGGCGCTCAGCTGGACCGGTATGGATGGCGCCGGACAGATTGATCTGACTTTCCTCGGCCTGCTCAGCTACATCGGTGTGATCGCCGCACTGGTACAGATTCTCGAGATGTTCCTCGACAAGTTCGTGCCTTCTCTTTACAACACCCTGGGCGTTTATCTACCGCTGATTACGGTGAACTGCGCCATTCTTGGCGCTTCGTTGTTCATGGTTCAGCGCGACTATGCCTTCGGTGAGTCGGTTGTATATGGCCTTGGGGCTGGCGTCGGCTGGGCACTGGCCATTACCGCCCTGGCGGGGATTCGCGAGAAGCTCAAGTACAGCGATGTACCCGCGGGACTTCAGGGGCTGGGCATTACCTTTCTGACGGTTGGGCTGATGTCACTTGGCTTCATGTCCTTCTCCGGCGTGCAGCTTTAA
- a CDS encoding agmatine deiminase family protein, whose product MLRMLPEWHPQDAIMLTWPHADSDWSASLPVIESTLEAMAVAISRYQTVLIVVDSSVRKESLTQRLIRLGAERQRLQMVIAASDDTWTRDHGPLAIVREGIPELLDYRFTGWGGKFPAERDNALNQTLAEASIWQAPLHSKQDLVLEGGALETDGQGTLLTTEACLLNPNRNPQYDRHAIEQRLAQDLGIERVLWLRSGHLEGDDTDSHIDTLARFCDTGTIAHVHCDDPSDPHFEALAAMERELQQLRQPDGSPYRLVALPWPRPCFDPDDGHRLPATYANFLIINGAVLVPIHADAADARALQAMATVFPERDIIPIDCRSVIRQHGSLHCLTMQLPQGTLFNSAAEVS is encoded by the coding sequence ATGCTGCGCATGTTGCCCGAATGGCACCCTCAGGATGCCATCATGCTGACATGGCCTCACGCCGATAGTGATTGGTCGGCGAGCCTGCCGGTCATTGAAAGTACGCTGGAAGCGATGGCTGTTGCCATCAGCCGCTATCAAACGGTACTGATCGTGGTAGACAGTAGCGTCAGGAAAGAAAGCCTGACACAGCGACTGATTCGACTGGGCGCCGAGCGTCAGCGGCTTCAAATGGTCATCGCAGCCAGTGATGACACCTGGACTCGCGATCACGGCCCACTTGCAATTGTTCGTGAGGGAATTCCGGAGCTACTGGATTATCGCTTCACCGGCTGGGGTGGCAAGTTTCCTGCCGAGCGGGACAACGCCCTCAATCAAACACTCGCTGAAGCGAGCATCTGGCAGGCGCCGCTGCATTCGAAACAGGATCTGGTGCTGGAAGGTGGTGCCCTGGAAACCGATGGCCAGGGCACGCTACTGACCACAGAGGCATGCCTGCTCAACCCCAATCGCAATCCGCAGTACGATCGTCACGCCATCGAACAACGCCTGGCTCAAGATCTCGGAATCGAGCGTGTACTCTGGCTGAGAAGCGGTCATCTCGAAGGCGACGATACCGATAGCCATATCGACACGCTGGCGCGTTTCTGCGATACCGGTACCATCGCCCATGTCCACTGTGATGATCCGAGTGATCCCCATTTCGAAGCTCTGGCTGCCATGGAAAGGGAGCTGCAACAATTGCGCCAGCCCGATGGTTCACCTTATCGATTGGTCGCCCTACCCTGGCCAAGGCCCTGTTTCGATCCTGACGATGGGCATCGACTCCCGGCGACCTATGCCAACTTCCTGATCATCAACGGCGCGGTGCTGGTCCCGATCCATGCCGACGCGGCCGATGCCCGGGCTCTGCAGGCAATGGCAACAGTGTTCCCGGAGCGCGATATCATCCCTATCGACTGTCGCAGCGTGATCCGCCAGCATGGCAGTCTGCATTGTCTGACCATGCAGCTACCGCAGGGCACACTGTTCAACTCTGCCGCGGAGGTATCATGA
- the nqrM gene encoding (Na+)-NQR maturation NqrM, translating to MTTWLLVLAAMLLLVTAMSIGVLLGRKPIAGSCGGLNRLGMKEGCDICGGNDDVCEKRTREVSAQGRADLAVDAMRRR from the coding sequence ATGACTACCTGGTTACTGGTACTGGCGGCCATGCTGCTGTTGGTGACGGCCATGTCAATTGGTGTACTGCTCGGGCGTAAACCGATTGCCGGCTCCTGTGGCGGTCTTAATCGGCTGGGAATGAAGGAAGGGTGTGATATCTGTGGTGGCAACGATGATGTCTGCGAAAAGCGGACTCGAGAGGTCAGCGCCCAGGGGCGCGCGGATCTCGCCGTCGATGCCATGCGTCGACGCTAA
- a CDS encoding carbon-nitrogen hydrolase, producing MNSDLSVGVVQQSAWNDKRRSLDESERGLRELARRGAQLVLLQELHATTYFCQTEDTSVFDLAESLDGPTVSRLIALARELDLVIVGSIFERRAAGLYHNTAVVLDRERGLVGTYRKMHIPDDPGFYEKFYFTPGDSGHGNGRGFTPVDTSLGRLGVLVCWDQWYPEAARLMALAGADLLLYPTAIGWDPNDDAAEQQRQFDAWQLIQRSHAVANGLPVVVANRTGHETDPSGHSDGINFWGGSFIVGPQGELLTQAGRNTEHLIANIPARRSETVRRIWPYLRDRRIDAYQDLTERYLDHR from the coding sequence ATGAATTCCGATCTCAGCGTCGGTGTCGTCCAGCAATCGGCCTGGAATGACAAGCGCCGCAGTCTCGATGAGAGCGAACGTGGCCTGCGCGAGCTGGCCAGGCGTGGCGCACAGCTGGTGCTGTTGCAGGAGCTGCACGCAACCACCTACTTCTGTCAGACCGAGGATACCAGCGTATTCGACCTGGCCGAATCGCTCGATGGACCTACCGTCAGCCGATTGATCGCACTTGCCAGAGAACTTGATCTGGTCATTGTCGGCTCGATCTTCGAGCGTCGTGCCGCCGGGCTGTATCACAACACAGCGGTCGTGCTGGATCGTGAGCGTGGGCTGGTCGGCACCTATCGCAAGATGCATATCCCCGACGATCCGGGATTTTACGAAAAATTCTATTTTACCCCGGGTGATAGTGGTCACGGGAATGGGCGAGGCTTTACCCCTGTCGATACGTCACTGGGCCGACTGGGCGTACTGGTCTGCTGGGACCAGTGGTACCCTGAAGCAGCCCGCCTGATGGCACTGGCCGGTGCTGACCTGCTGCTCTACCCGACAGCGATAGGCTGGGACCCAAACGACGATGCCGCCGAGCAACAGCGACAATTCGATGCCTGGCAACTGATTCAACGCTCGCATGCTGTAGCCAATGGCCTGCCGGTGGTGGTTGCCAATCGCACAGGCCATGAAACCGATCCTTCAGGCCATAGTGATGGCATCAACTTCTGGGGCGGCAGCTTTATCGTGGGCCCCCAGGGTGAATTACTCACTCAAGCCGGCCGCAACACGGAACATCTGATAGCCAATATTCCGGCTCGACGCAGTGAAACGGTGCGACGCATCTGGCCTTATCTGCGGGACCGCCGTATCGATGCCTATCAGGATCTGACCGAGCGCTATCTTGATCATCGTTGA
- a CDS encoding NADH:ubiquinone reductase (Na(+)-transporting) subunit D yields MANTDTPTGVLTTPIFRNNPITLQILGICSALAVTNSMQTALVMGIAVSLVTAFSSFFVSLIRHQMPSSIRIIVQMTIIASLVIVVDQVLRAYAYDISKQLSVFVGLIITNCIVMGRAEAYAMQNGPVMSFLDGIGNGLGYTVILLIVGFFRELLGAGAIFGITVLPTVSNGGWYVPNGLMLLPPSAFFVIGLLIWGLRSLSPEQVETTEYRIRPNTRPLEAF; encoded by the coding sequence ATGGCGAATACCGATACGCCCACCGGCGTGCTGACGACGCCGATCTTCCGCAACAATCCGATTACCCTGCAGATCCTGGGGATCTGTTCGGCGCTGGCGGTAACCAACTCCATGCAGACCGCCCTGGTAATGGGCATTGCGGTGAGTCTGGTAACGGCCTTCTCGAGTTTCTTCGTGTCGCTGATTCGTCACCAGATGCCTTCCTCGATTCGAATCATCGTGCAGATGACCATCATTGCTTCCCTGGTCATCGTGGTTGATCAGGTACTACGTGCCTATGCCTATGACATCTCCAAGCAATTGTCGGTTTTCGTGGGCCTGATCATCACCAACTGTATTGTCATGGGACGTGCCGAAGCCTATGCCATGCAGAACGGCCCGGTCATGAGCTTTCTCGATGGGATCGGCAATGGCCTGGGATATACCGTGATCCTGCTCATTGTTGGCTTTTTTCGTGAACTGCTGGGCGCAGGTGCCATCTTCGGCATTACCGTACTGCCAACGGTCAGCAACGGCGGGTGGTATGTTCCCAATGGGTTGATGCTGCTACCGCCTTCGGCGTTTTTCGTGATTGGGCTGCTGATCTGGGGATTGCGCAGTCTCAGTCCTGAGCAGGTGGAAACCACCGAATACCGGATCAGGCCGAACACTCGTCCGCTGGAGGCCTTCTGA
- a CDS encoding YrhK family protein — MPHLVTSRQRLFSPSHKGIGHASHFRWENVNAFTYKLGGLLFILGSILFFPSLADYQRIGAWLFFVGSLCYLLVTAHDLFETLRYWRRHRTGTSADHIELVAALNYVSGSILFAIGSLLFLPWLAMEQAGAWCFIVGSIFFVVGACANLLQLVDAPSKLYMELFNFTLATFIVGSALFVVASVPYLIHFESSGDKTAIYRLAASQFTFASILFLLGGLFIYWRMFAQRMLERNHGADRFGKNFIMAVRRESRGQQDG; from the coding sequence ATGCCACATCTGGTGACCAGTCGACAGCGCCTTTTCAGCCCATCACACAAGGGTATCGGGCACGCTTCTCACTTTCGCTGGGAAAACGTCAACGCCTTCACCTATAAACTGGGCGGTCTACTGTTCATACTGGGGAGTATTCTGTTCTTTCCTTCACTGGCCGACTATCAACGTATTGGCGCCTGGCTATTCTTCGTGGGATCACTCTGTTACCTGCTGGTCACCGCACATGACCTGTTCGAAACGCTACGCTACTGGCGAAGGCACCGAACAGGCACGAGCGCCGATCATATAGAGCTGGTAGCCGCTCTCAATTATGTGAGCGGCAGTATCCTGTTTGCCATCGGCAGCCTGCTATTTCTGCCCTGGCTGGCGATGGAACAAGCCGGCGCATGGTGTTTTATCGTGGGATCAATTTTTTTCGTTGTAGGCGCCTGCGCCAATCTATTACAACTGGTCGATGCGCCGTCAAAACTCTACATGGAACTGTTCAACTTCACACTTGCCACCTTTATTGTCGGCTCGGCGTTGTTTGTCGTCGCGTCCGTCCCCTACCTGATCCACTTTGAAAGCTCAGGTGATAAAACCGCTATCTATCGGTTGGCGGCCAGCCAGTTCACCTTTGCCAGCATTCTCTTTCTGCTGGGCGGCCTGTTCATTTATTGGCGAATGTTTGCCCAGCGCATGCTGGAACGCAATCATGGCGCAGATCGCTTCGGCAAGAACTTCATTATGGCGGTACGCCGCGAGAGCAGAGGACAACAGGATGGCTGA
- a CDS encoding Na(+)-translocating NADH-quinone reductase subunit C, whose translation MAANKNSVARTLIVALVLCVVCSVVVSTAAVALRPKQQQNEELDRKSNILRVAGLYESGRSIQSQFAQITPRVVNLNTGEYDDSIDPEKYDQLAAAADPSESRTLSGPDDRAGIGRRENYATVYLVGDPDNPDEIILPVRGQGLWSLMLGYLALKGDGNTVVGLSFYQQGETPGLGGKVDSAHWKSLWPGKEIYPDDSMNPAIRLVKGGVDSNTPDAEHKVDALSGATLTSRGVTNLMQFWLGDEGFSKYLARFRDVSQGV comes from the coding sequence ATGGCAGCCAACAAGAACTCCGTTGCCCGTACGCTGATCGTCGCGCTGGTGCTCTGTGTGGTTTGCTCGGTGGTGGTTTCAACCGCTGCCGTGGCACTGCGTCCCAAGCAGCAGCAGAACGAGGAGCTGGATCGCAAGAGCAATATTCTCCGGGTCGCCGGGCTCTATGAGTCAGGGCGCAGTATCCAGTCGCAGTTTGCGCAGATTACACCCCGAGTGGTAAATCTGAATACAGGCGAATATGACGACAGTATCGATCCGGAGAAATACGATCAGCTGGCGGCAGCGGCTGATCCTTCGGAATCCCGCACGCTGAGTGGTCCGGATGATCGTGCCGGTATTGGCCGGCGTGAGAATTACGCCACGGTCTATCTGGTCGGCGACCCTGATAATCCTGATGAAATCATTCTGCCGGTGCGAGGACAGGGGCTCTGGTCGCTGATGCTGGGTTATCTGGCGCTCAAGGGAGATGGCAATACTGTCGTAGGGCTCTCCTTCTACCAGCAGGGCGAAACCCCAGGGCTGGGCGGCAAGGTCGACAGCGCGCACTGGAAGTCACTGTGGCCGGGCAAGGAGATCTATCCCGATGACAGCATGAACCCCGCCATACGCCTGGTGAAAGGCGGCGTTGACAGTAATACGCCGGATGCCGAACACAAGGTGGATGCGCTCTCGGGGGCGACCCTGACGAGTCGTGGGGTGACCAATCTCATGCAGTTCTGGCTGGGCGACGAGGGATTTTCCAAATATCTCGCGCGCTTCCGTGACGTGTCTCAAGGAGTCTGA
- the sthA gene encoding Si-specific NAD(P)(+) transhydrogenase, translating into MAVYHYDVVVIGSGPAGESAAINASKHDKRVAIVEAQSTVGGNCTHRGTIPSKALRHAVKQLMQFRDNPLFREIAEPRGVSFPRMLERSRRVIEQQVEMRTAFYNRNRIDVYHGTASFNDAHTLVVRDAHEGHEELGADEFVIATGSRPYRPRDINFRHPRIFCSDTILGLSHTPRRMIIYGAGVIGSEYASIFSGLGVKVDLIDTRDRLLSFLDDEISDALSYHLRNNGVQIRHNEEYERVEGDDAGVTLYLKSGKRLRADTFMWANGRTGNTDQLGLENIGLETNSRGQVQVDEHYCTALAHVHAAGDVIGWPSLASAAYDQGRSASGDAMNTSFRYVNDIPTGIYTIPEISSLGRNERELTEARVPYEVGQAFFKDTARAQITGDTVGMLKILFHPETLEIFGIHCFGDQASEIVHIGQAIMNQPGEANTLNYFVNTTFNYPTMAEAYRIAAYNGLNRVC; encoded by the coding sequence ATGGCCGTTTATCATTATGATGTTGTTGTCATCGGTTCGGGTCCGGCCGGCGAAAGTGCCGCGATCAATGCGTCCAAGCATGACAAGCGCGTTGCCATTGTTGAGGCGCAATCCACTGTAGGTGGCAATTGTACTCACCGTGGCACGATTCCTTCCAAGGCATTGCGTCATGCAGTCAAACAGCTGATGCAGTTTCGTGACAATCCGCTGTTTCGTGAAATTGCCGAACCGCGCGGCGTGTCGTTCCCTCGTATGCTGGAGCGCTCGCGACGAGTGATCGAGCAGCAGGTCGAAATGCGCACAGCCTTTTATAATCGAAACCGTATCGATGTTTATCATGGGACGGCCAGCTTCAATGATGCTCATACACTTGTGGTACGAGATGCCCATGAGGGTCATGAAGAGCTCGGCGCCGACGAATTTGTCATTGCCACTGGTTCACGCCCCTATCGTCCGAGGGATATCAATTTCCGTCATCCGCGTATCTTCTGTTCTGATACCATTCTTGGCCTGTCGCATACGCCGCGGCGCATGATCATTTATGGTGCCGGGGTGATCGGTTCGGAATATGCCTCCATTTTTTCCGGTCTGGGGGTCAAGGTCGATCTGATTGATACTCGTGATCGACTATTGTCTTTTCTGGACGACGAGATCAGCGATGCGCTTTCCTATCACTTGCGCAACAACGGCGTACAGATCCGTCACAACGAAGAGTATGAACGGGTCGAAGGTGATGATGCCGGGGTGACGCTCTATCTCAAATCAGGCAAGCGGCTGCGCGCTGATACCTTCATGTGGGCCAATGGCCGCACAGGCAATACTGATCAGTTGGGATTGGAAAATATCGGATTGGAGACCAATTCGCGTGGTCAGGTACAGGTTGATGAGCATTATTGCACGGCGCTGGCACACGTTCATGCTGCCGGTGATGTGATCGGTTGGCCGAGTCTGGCCAGTGCTGCCTATGATCAGGGCCGCTCCGCTTCCGGCGATGCCATGAATACCTCCTTTCGTTACGTCAATGATATTCCCACCGGCATTTACACCATCCCTGAGATCAGTTCACTGGGTCGAAACGAGCGGGAGCTGACTGAAGCGCGGGTACCCTATGAAGTGGGGCAGGCTTTCTTCAAGGATACCGCTCGGGCGCAGATTACCGGCGATACGGTGGGCATGCTGAAGATTCTGTTTCATCCTGAAACACTGGAGATATTCGGTATCCATTGTTTCGGAGATCAGGCTTCCGAGATCGTTCACATCGGTCAGGCGATCATGAACCAGCCGGGCGAAGCCAATACATTGAACTACTTCGTCAATACGACCTTCAATTACCCGACCATGGCAGAAGCCTATAGGATTGCGGCCTATAACGGGCTCAATCGAGTCTGTTGA
- a CDS encoding NADH:ubiquinone reductase (Na(+)-transporting) subunit B has translation MGIRRYLDNIAPHFHQGGRFERYYALYEAVDTIFYSPPTVTRSTAHVRDGIDLKRIMITVWLCTFPAMFFGMYNTGLQANLAIADGAGSLAGWREAITMALAGSHDPQSIWANFVLGATWFIPIYAVTFIVGGFWEVLFAVRRGHEVNEGFFVTSVLFALTLPATAPLWQVALGITFGVVIGKEVFGGTGKNFLNPALTGRAFLYFAYPAQMSGDSVWVPADGYSGATALSTAAQNGLHQLMTQTSWSDAFLGFMQGSIGETSTLMIFIGAAVLLWTRIASWRIMLGTLLGMAATASLFNWMGSTTNPMFAVPWYWHLVMGGFAFGMVFMATDPVSASMTNPGKLCFGALIGVMTVLIRVANPAFPEGVMLAILFANLFAPLMDHFVIQANIKRRQKRLAMIDTGREVA, from the coding sequence ATGGGTATTCGTCGCTATCTGGATAACATTGCGCCGCACTTTCATCAGGGCGGTCGGTTCGAGCGCTACTACGCCTTGTATGAAGCGGTCGATACCATTTTCTACTCTCCGCCGACGGTGACCCGCAGCACTGCCCACGTGCGTGACGGCATTGATCTCAAGCGGATCATGATCACAGTCTGGTTATGTACCTTTCCGGCGATGTTCTTCGGGATGTACAACACCGGACTGCAGGCCAATCTGGCGATTGCCGATGGCGCCGGTTCGCTTGCCGGATGGCGTGAGGCCATCACCATGGCATTGGCGGGCAGTCATGATCCGCAGAGTATCTGGGCGAATTTCGTGCTGGGTGCGACCTGGTTCATTCCCATCTATGCGGTCACGTTTATCGTGGGCGGTTTCTGGGAAGTGCTGTTTGCAGTTCGTCGCGGCCATGAGGTCAATGAAGGCTTCTTCGTGACCTCGGTACTGTTTGCCCTGACCCTGCCTGCCACTGCACCGCTCTGGCAGGTGGCGCTTGGTATTACCTTCGGTGTGGTGATTGGCAAGGAAGTTTTCGGGGGGACTGGCAAGAATTTCCTCAATCCGGCACTGACCGGGCGAGCGTTTCTCTATTTCGCCTATCCCGCGCAGATGTCAGGAGATTCGGTCTGGGTGCCGGCTGATGGCTATAGCGGGGCGACTGCACTGTCTACCGCTGCTCAGAATGGTCTGCATCAACTGATGACTCAGACCAGCTGGAGCGATGCCTTCCTCGGTTTCATGCAGGGATCAATCGGGGAAACCTCGACACTGATGATCTTCATTGGTGCCGCGGTATTGCTCTGGACCCGGATTGCCTCCTGGCGAATCATGCTGGGCACGTTGCTGGGCATGGCGGCTACAGCTTCGCTGTTCAACTGGATGGGGTCGACCACCAACCCGATGTTTGCAGTGCCATGGTATTGGCATCTGGTAATGGGTGGTTTCGCCTTCGGTATGGTCTTCATGGCAACCGACCCGGTATCGGCCTCGATGACCAATCCCGGCAAGCTTTGTTTCGGTGCGCTGATCGGTGTCATGACAGTACTGATCCGGGTGGCCAATCCAGCTTTCCCTGAAGGGGTCATGCTGGCGATTCTGTTTGCCAACCTGTTTGCGCCGCTGATGGATCATTTCGTGATCCAGGCCAATATCAAGCGCCGTCAGAAACGTCTGGCGATGATCGATACCGGACGAGAGGTGGCATAA
- a CDS encoding DNA replication terminus site-binding protein gives MALQYQLLAELEHAFDALVEATEALLESCEQQWPAAWALGEQKADSQWLRRALTDFWYQDGQDGRTTRNYIGLVVADESMMEQVTEINQCKDTFAALLEQIRRDHPAMVPEIKATLPFRHPVLHDHLKGEGLARLHLKQCWRHIPVAEAPVARVRMAWYSSGRSIKRLTISEVEEKLARLNNEAPHVRIQWQKLAGLSSGEVLAQVQQQAPLMRANLFYREPLDDGRTRRAMNVPLPIFMPAEDNRLPQINQPPEHPPEKRTRALRGDAKLESEPFIPSLRVYRYRQRS, from the coding sequence ATGGCCCTGCAATACCAGTTGCTTGCCGAGCTGGAGCATGCTTTTGATGCCCTTGTCGAGGCCACCGAAGCGCTGCTCGAGTCTTGCGAGCAGCAATGGCCTGCCGCATGGGCGCTGGGCGAGCAGAAAGCCGACAGTCAGTGGCTGCGCCGGGCCCTGACCGATTTCTGGTACCAGGATGGTCAGGATGGTCGGACTACGCGCAACTACATCGGGCTGGTCGTGGCTGACGAATCCATGATGGAACAGGTCACAGAGATCAATCAGTGCAAGGATACCTTTGCAGCCCTGCTCGAACAGATCCGCCGTGACCATCCAGCCATGGTGCCTGAAATCAAGGCGACGCTCCCCTTTCGTCATCCTGTGCTGCACGATCATCTCAAGGGAGAGGGATTGGCAAGGCTGCATCTCAAACAGTGCTGGCGTCATATCCCCGTGGCCGAAGCTCCGGTCGCGCGGGTACGCATGGCATGGTATTCGAGCGGCCGCTCCATCAAGCGACTGACCATTAGCGAGGTGGAAGAAAAACTGGCCCGCCTCAACAACGAGGCCCCCCACGTCCGCATCCAGTGGCAAAAACTGGCCGGGCTTTCCAGCGGCGAAGTATTGGCACAGGTTCAGCAGCAGGCGCCGCTCATGCGAGCCAACCTTTTCTATCGTGAGCCGCTGGATGATGGTCGCACCCGACGCGCCATGAATGTACCTCTGCCCATCTTCATGCCTGCCGAGGACAACCGTCTACCGCAGATCAACCAGCCCCCGGAACATCCACCCGAGAAGCGCACCAGGGCCCTGCGAGGCGACGCAAAGCTCGAAAGTGAACCTTTCATCCCAAGTCTCAGGGTCTATCGTTACCGGCAGCGCAGCTGA
- the nqrF gene encoding NADH:ubiquinone reductase (Na(+)-transporting) subunit F, producing the protein MVDTSVILLGVVMFTVIVLGLVVVILAARSRLVSSGDVTIEINDDPDNTLTTQAGGKLLQTLAANGIFLSSACGGGGSCAQCKCRVQDGGGSILPTEESHFTMGEKKEGWRLSCQVPVKQNMKIQVPEEVFGVKKWECTVVSNDNVATFIKELTLKLPEGEDVAFRAGGYMQLEAPPYDIAFSDFDIPEEYRGDWEKFGLFNVRGKTTEPVIRAYSMANYPEERGILKFNIRIATPPPKSEHPPGLMSTWVFNLKEGDKVTVYGPFGEFFARDTDAEMIFIGGGAGMAPMRSHIFDQLKRLGSDRKISFWYGARSMRESFYNDEYDQLALENANFEWHLALSDPQPEDQWEGPTGFIHNVLYERYLKDHPAPEDCEYYMCGPPMMNASVIKMLTDMGVEPENILLDDFGG; encoded by the coding sequence ATGGTCGATACATCCGTAATCCTGCTCGGTGTCGTCATGTTCACGGTGATCGTCCTCGGGCTGGTGGTCGTGATTCTGGCAGCCCGTAGCCGGCTGGTCAGCAGTGGCGACGTCACCATCGAGATCAACGATGATCCTGACAACACCCTGACCACCCAGGCGGGTGGAAAGCTGCTGCAGACTCTGGCCGCCAATGGCATCTTTCTCTCTTCTGCCTGTGGCGGTGGAGGCTCCTGTGCCCAGTGCAAATGCCGGGTACAGGATGGTGGTGGATCAATTCTGCCGACCGAGGAGAGCCATTTCACCATGGGTGAAAAGAAGGAGGGGTGGCGGCTCTCCTGTCAGGTACCGGTCAAGCAGAACATGAAGATTCAGGTCCCTGAGGAAGTGTTCGGGGTCAAGAAGTGGGAGTGCACGGTCGTGTCCAACGACAATGTGGCCACCTTCATCAAGGAACTGACCCTGAAACTACCGGAAGGCGAGGATGTGGCGTTTCGGGCAGGGGGCTACATGCAGCTTGAAGCGCCGCCCTACGACATTGCTTTCAGCGACTTCGATATTCCCGAAGAGTATCGCGGTGACTGGGAAAAGTTCGGGCTGTTCAATGTGCGCGGCAAGACTACCGAGCCGGTAATCCGTGCCTACTCGATGGCCAACTATCCTGAAGAGCGCGGTATTCTCAAGTTCAATATACGTATTGCTACGCCGCCTCCGAAAAGTGAGCATCCCCCGGGGCTGATGTCGACCTGGGTCTTCAATCTCAAGGAAGGCGACAAGGTGACCGTCTATGGGCCCTTCGGTGAATTTTTTGCTCGTGATACCGATGCCGAGATGATCTTCATTGGTGGTGGCGCCGGCATGGCACCCATGCGTAGTCATATCTTCGATCAGCTCAAGCGACTGGGCAGTGATCGCAAGATCTCGTTCTGGTACGGGGCGCGATCAATGCGCGAGTCGTTCTATAATGATGAATACGATCAGCTGGCTCTCGAAAATGCCAATTTCGAATGGCATCTGGCACTTTCCGATCCGCAGCCCGAGGATCAGTGGGAAGGCCCAACGGGCTTTATTCACAATGTGCTGTACGAGCGTTATCTGAAGGATCATCCGGCGCCCGAGGACTGCGAATACTACATGTGTGGTCCGCCGATGATGAATGCCTCCGTGATCAAGATGCTTACCGATATGGGGGTTGAGCCGGAAAACATCCTGCTGGATGATTTCGGCGGCTGA